From a single Lolium rigidum isolate FL_2022 chromosome 7, APGP_CSIRO_Lrig_0.1, whole genome shotgun sequence genomic region:
- the LOC124678922 gene encoding probable BOI-related E3 ubiquitin-protein ligase 3 isoform X1, which translates to MAVQARFLPHDFSAFKSMEDPSSQFFQDCAPAVPGNGNNTTVLSDLPRSELTCNDNYGFVPRKRARMTTEEPAAGLAELARQRLILQQQQQQQEAAAMHGLVLPYDAQTTRSVGSGAASTSGRMANAAAAVSQGLTALLFNQGVETDALIRLESERMRAGLDEARRRHARAVLAAVERAAAGRLQAVEADLERARYRNAELEERLRQMTAEGQAWLGVARSHEAVAAGLRATLDQLLQPTCGGAVEADAEDAQSCCFETAGDNNADDTACKGVAAAAPSCKACGRGEACVLLLPCRHLSVCAACEPAVDTCPVCAATKNASLHVLLS; encoded by the exons ATGGCAGTGCAGGCGCGGTTCCTCCCCCACGACTTCAGCGCCTTCAAATCAATGGAGGACCCCTCCTCCCAGTTCTTCCAAGACTGCGCGCCCGCCGTGCCCGGGAACGGGAACAACACCACCGTCCTCAGCGACCTCCCGCGGAGCGAGCTCACCTGCAACGACAACTACGGCTTCGTGCCCAGGAAGCGGGCGCGGATGACCACCGAGGAGCCTGCGGCGGGGCTCGCCGAACTCGCCCGGCAGCGCCTGattctgcagcagcagcagcagcagcaagaggcGGCGGCGATGCACGGACTGGTCCTGCCTTATGACGCGCAGACCACCAGGTCCGTCGGTTCCGGCGCGGCGTCCACCAGCGGGAGGATGGccaatgccgccgccgccgtctcgcaGGGCCTCACCGCGCTGCTCTTCAACCAGGGCGTCGAGACCGACGCGCTCATCCGGCTCGAG AGCGAGCGCATGCGTGCGGGGCTCGACGAGGCGCGCCGGCGCCACGCGAGGGCAGTTCTCGCCGCCGTcgagcgcgcggcggcggggcggctgcAGGCCGTGGAGGCCGACCTGGAGCGCGCGCGGTACCGCAACGCCGAGCTCGAAGAAAGGCTCCGGCAGATGACCgcggagggccaggcgtggctcggCGTCGCCCGGAGCCACGAGGCCGTGGCCGCGGGACTCCGCGCCACGCTGGACCAGCTCCTCCAACCCACCTGCGGCGGCGCCGTCGAGGCCGACGCCGAGGACGCCCAGTCCTGCTGCTTCGAGACCGCTGGCGACAACAACGCCGACGACACGGCGTGCAAGGgggtcgcggcggcggcgccgtcgtgcaAGGCGTGCGGCCGGGGGGAGGCATGCGTGCTGCTGCTCCCGTGCCGGCACCTGTCCGTCTGCGCCGCGTGCGAGCCCGCCGTCGACACCTGCCCCGTCTGCGCCGCCACCAAGAACGCCTCGCTCCATGTCCTGCTCTCCTGA
- the LOC124678922 gene encoding probable BOI-related E3 ubiquitin-protein ligase 3 isoform X2, which produces MAVQARFLPHDFSAFKSMEDPSSQFFQDCAPAVPGNGNNTTVLSDLPRSELTCNDNYGFVPRKRARMTTEEPAAGLAELTTRSVGSGAASTSGRMANAAAAVSQGLTALLFNQGVETDALIRLESERMRAGLDEARRRHARAVLAAVERAAAGRLQAVEADLERARYRNAELEERLRQMTAEGQAWLGVARSHEAVAAGLRATLDQLLQPTCGGAVEADAEDAQSCCFETAGDNNADDTACKGVAAAAPSCKACGRGEACVLLLPCRHLSVCAACEPAVDTCPVCAATKNASLHVLLS; this is translated from the exons ATGGCAGTGCAGGCGCGGTTCCTCCCCCACGACTTCAGCGCCTTCAAATCAATGGAGGACCCCTCCTCCCAGTTCTTCCAAGACTGCGCGCCCGCCGTGCCCGGGAACGGGAACAACACCACCGTCCTCAGCGACCTCCCGCGGAGCGAGCTCACCTGCAACGACAACTACGGCTTCGTGCCCAGGAAGCGGGCGCGGATGACCACCGAGGAGCCTGCGGCGGGGCTCGCCGAACTC ACCACCAGGTCCGTCGGTTCCGGCGCGGCGTCCACCAGCGGGAGGATGGccaatgccgccgccgccgtctcgcaGGGCCTCACCGCGCTGCTCTTCAACCAGGGCGTCGAGACCGACGCGCTCATCCGGCTCGAG AGCGAGCGCATGCGTGCGGGGCTCGACGAGGCGCGCCGGCGCCACGCGAGGGCAGTTCTCGCCGCCGTcgagcgcgcggcggcggggcggctgcAGGCCGTGGAGGCCGACCTGGAGCGCGCGCGGTACCGCAACGCCGAGCTCGAAGAAAGGCTCCGGCAGATGACCgcggagggccaggcgtggctcggCGTCGCCCGGAGCCACGAGGCCGTGGCCGCGGGACTCCGCGCCACGCTGGACCAGCTCCTCCAACCCACCTGCGGCGGCGCCGTCGAGGCCGACGCCGAGGACGCCCAGTCCTGCTGCTTCGAGACCGCTGGCGACAACAACGCCGACGACACGGCGTGCAAGGgggtcgcggcggcggcgccgtcgtgcaAGGCGTGCGGCCGGGGGGAGGCATGCGTGCTGCTGCTCCCGTGCCGGCACCTGTCCGTCTGCGCCGCGTGCGAGCCCGCCGTCGACACCTGCCCCGTCTGCGCCGCCACCAAGAACGCCTCGCTCCATGTCCTGCTCTCCTGA